The following coding sequences are from one Pasteurellaceae bacterium RH1A window:
- a CDS encoding 3'(2'),5'-bisphosphate nucleotidase, which translates to MQTLNSSLLQAVLDLAHQAGQHLTNFYAQSVAVHIKADQTPVTEADLFISQFVVEQLKALTPEVPVLSEESCKIPLSERQNWQEYWIVDPLDGTQQFIDRTDQFAVVIGLVQNNRPVLGVIHAPILGKTYYALAGAGAFLQEKGQIRPLVRRATQPKEQFLIAMGTPNPQRIAASLQAPYQAELMKYGSSSLKAGLVAEGKADCYIRFGDTGEWDTAVAEVLLAETGGQIFDLNFQPLTYNQRESFINPHFVMVANKAQDWQAVFDFY; encoded by the coding sequence ATGCAAACCCTCAATTCCTCCCTGCTTCAAGCCGTTCTCGACCTTGCCCACCAAGCAGGCCAACATCTGACCAACTTTTACGCCCAATCTGTCGCCGTCCATATCAAGGCCGATCAAACCCCAGTAACCGAGGCCGATCTCTTTATCAGCCAGTTCGTGGTGGAGCAGCTCAAGGCCCTTACGCCTGAGGTGCCAGTTTTATCGGAAGAAAGTTGCAAGATCCCCTTAAGTGAACGGCAGAATTGGCAGGAATATTGGATTGTCGATCCCCTGGATGGCACCCAGCAATTTATCGACAGAACCGATCAGTTTGCTGTGGTTATTGGCTTGGTGCAGAACAATCGTCCTGTGCTGGGCGTGATCCACGCTCCCATTTTGGGCAAGACCTATTATGCCCTGGCAGGTGCTGGCGCCTTTTTGCAAGAAAAGGGCCAAATTCGCCCGCTTGTAAGAAGAGCTACTCAGCCAAAAGAACAATTTTTAATCGCCATGGGCACGCCTAATCCACAAAGAATTGCTGCCAGCCTTCAAGCCCCCTATCAGGCAGAGCTGATGAAATATGGCTCCAGCAGCCTCAAGGCTGGCCTAGTGGCCGAGGGCAAGGCTGATTGCTATATCCGCTTTGGTGACACGGGCGAATGGGACACGGCCGTGGCCGAGGTTTTGCTGGCCGAAACAGGCGGGCAGATTTTTGATCTCAACTTCCAACCACTGACCTACAACCAAAGGGAGAGCTTTATCAACCCTCACTTTGTGATGGTGGCCAATAAAGCTCAGGATTGGCAGGCTGTCTTCGATTTTTATTAA